In Salvelinus sp. IW2-2015 linkage group LG23, ASM291031v2, whole genome shotgun sequence, a genomic segment contains:
- the LOC111950822 gene encoding protocadherin alpha-C2-like isoform X2, whose product MALSIATVWTRCATVLFVFSGMWGIALPITRYSIPEEMQEGSVVANLATDLGLDVRALVTRKAKLDIIHTKKYLDINKETGELFILEKIDREYICSSKTTSCFLKTDVILENPIRIFYIELEIMDINDNAPIFRRETMQLDISESTXPGERFSLTNAVDADVGANSIKTYYLSESKYFTIEIQTGSDGSKYVDLVINSNLDREEQAVHNLILTAADGGVPARSSTASIILMXLDINDNAPFFNQPIYAINVTENSPIGTLVMKLSATDLDEGTNAEITYSYTLYTSEKTQEKFSLNSNTGEIKVKDVIDFEESHSFDIYIQARDQGSNSLSGDCKVMAFITDLNDNYPEVTITSFKSTVKEDVSIGTLIAVISISDRDSGDNGEVELTLNQQASLPFVLDKSSXDYFALLISEPLDRETIPRYDITFIVTDKGTPRLFDNETITLEILDVNDNAPVFPQSFYTIHVVENNVPGALLTSLSAFDPDLHENQYLVYFIMEKEIINTSMSMLFSINPENGNLYALKTFDFEREREFLFHIEARDSGLPPLSSNVTVHIIILDQNDNTPLIVSPWRAQGSVIEEVIPRSADKGFLVVKVIAIDTDSLQKSRVTYQLLQTSDSSLFSLDQYNGEIRTTRMFSYRDPRHQRLVVVAKDNGDPALSATITIKISTVEHMVTPFSETTEVPLEFDLFTDLNLYLVIGLGSACFLLLITILVVIVLKCQKPKPMKMPPAINMNLNSLNRNSVISRNSFISQRCSTIADSTLISSDAYWYSLFLAETRKGKVVVRQPIVPKGAGYFVSSIPRSTGPTETSDSRASTLQRLXAKL is encoded by the exons ATGGCTTTATCCATTGCAACTGTCTGGACAAGGTGCGCCACGGTTCTCTTTGTATTCAGCGGGATGTGGGGAATTGCTTTGCCCATTACTCGCTACTCTATTCCCGAGGAAATGCAAGAGGGTTCCGTTGTTGCAAACCTGGCTACAGATTTGGGACTTGACGTTCGCGCTCTGGTAACACGCAAGGCAAAGCTTGACATCATCCACACTAAGAAATATTTGGACATTAACAAAGAAACGGGAGAGCTATTCATACTTGAAAAGATAGACAGGGAATACATATGCTCGAGCAAGACAACGTCTTGTTTTCTTAAAACGGATGTCATACTTGAAAATCCCATTCGTATTTTTTACATTGAGCTTGAAATCATGGACATAAATGACAACGCACCTATCTTTCGAAGGGAGACAATGCAATTGGATATTTCAGAATCTACCSCTCCAGGAGAGAGATTCTCTTTGACAAATGCTGTGGATGCAGATGTCGGTGCGAATTCTATTAAGACTTACTATTTGAGCGAAAGCAAGTATTTTACAATTGAAATACAGACCGGAAGCGATGGCTCTAAATATGTAGATTTGGTTATCAACAGTAATTTAGATCGGGAGGAACAGGCGGTTCATAATTTAATATTAACCGCTGCAGATGGCGGGGTTCCTGCGCGCTCATCCACAGCCAGTATCATCCTTATGYTTCTGGATAtcaatgacaatgcccccttttTTAACCAGCCGATATATGCTATTAATGTAACTGAAAACTCCCCAATTGGAACTCTAGTAATGAAGTTGAGCGCAACAGACTTGGACGAGGGCACCAACGCAGAGATTACATATTCATATACGTTATATACATCCGAGAAGACACAAGAAAAGTTCTCTCTAAATTCAAATACAGGGGAAATAAAGGTGAAGGATGTGATTGATTTTGAGGAGAGTCACAGTTTCGATATATATATTCAAGCAAGAGACCAAGGATCGAATTCGTTATCCGGAGATTGTAAAGTAATGGCATTTATTACCGATCTGAATGACAACTATCCTGAGGTTACCATTACATCTTTTAAAAGCACGGTCAAGGAAGATGTTTCCATAGGAACATTAATAGCAGTGATCAGTATAAGCGATAGGGACTCTGGGGACAACGGTGAAGTTGAACTCACTTTGAACCAACAAGCATCCTTACCCTTCGTTCTCGATAAGTCTTCGGAMGATTACTTTGCTCTGCTTATTTCAGAACCACTGGACCGTGAGACAATTCCAAGATATGACATCACTTTCATAGTCACAGACAAAGGAACACCTCGCTTATTTGACAATGAGACAATCACCTTGGAAATACTGGACGTCAATGATAACGCACCAGTATTCCCCCAGTCGTTCTACACAATCCATGTTGTAGAGAACAACGTCCCCGGCGCACTGTTGACYTCACTCAGTGCTTTTGACCCCGACCTCCACGAGAACCAGTATCTGGTCTATTTTATCATGGAGAAGGAGATCATCAACACGTCTATGTCCATGTTGTTCTCCATTAATCCAGAGAATGGCAACCTTTATGCTCTAAAGACCTTTGACTTTGAAAGGGAGAGGGAGTTTCTTTTCCACATAGAGGCCAGAGACTCTGGGTTACCTCCACTCAGCAGCAATGTGACAGTTCACATCATCATTTTGGACCAGAATGACAACACCCCGCTCATAGTGTCGCCTTGGCGAGCACAGGGCTCGGTAATTGAAGAGGTYATCCCGAGGTCCGCTGATAAAGGATTCCTGGTTGTCAAAGTGATCGCCATTGACACAGACTCATTACAGAARTCCCGGGTCACATATCAGCTTCTACAGACCAGTGACTCTTCTCTGTTCAGTCTAGATCAGTACAACGGGGAGATCCGGACCACGAGAATGTTCAGCTACAGGGACCCCCGTCATCAGCGGCTGGTTGTTGTCGCCAAAGACAATGGAGACCCCGCTCTTTCGGCCACAATTACCATCAAGATATCAACAGTAGAACACATGGTGACGCCATTCTCAGAAACTACTGAGGTGCCTTTAGAATTTGACTTGTTCACAGACTTAAATCTCTATTTGGTCATCGGTTTGGGTTCAGCGTGCTTCCTGCTGTTGATCACCATATTGGTGGTCATTGTGCTGAAGTGTCAGAAACCAAAGCCCATGAAGATGCCTCCTGCTATAAATATGAATCTGAACAGTCTGAACAGGAACAGTGTGATCAGCAGAAACAGTTTCATCAGCCAGAGGTGCTCCACCATAGCCGATTCCACCCTCATCTCCAGTGATGCCTACTGGTACAGCCTGTTTCTAGCAGAGACCAGGAAAGGCAAGGTGGTTGTCAGACAGCCTATAGTACCCAAGGGAGCAGGCTACTTTGTGTCCAGTATACCCAGAAGCACAGGTCCTACAGAGACCAGCGACTCAAGAGCATCCACACTACAG AGACTCASGGCAAAGCTCTAA
- the LOC111950822 gene encoding protocadherin alpha-C2-like isoform X3, translated as MALSIATVWTRCATVLFVFSGMWGIALPITRYSIPEEMQEGSVVANLATDLGLDVRALVTRKAKLDIIHTKKYLDINKETGELFILEKIDREYICSSKTTSCFLKTDVILENPIRIFYIELEIMDINDNAPIFRRETMQLDISESTXPGERFSLTNAVDADVGANSIKTYYLSESKYFTIEIQTGSDGSKYVDLVINSNLDREEQAVHNLILTAADGGVPARSSTASIILMXLDINDNAPFFNQPIYAINVTENSPIGTLVMKLSATDLDEGTNAEITYSYTLYTSEKTQEKFSLNSNTGEIKVKDVIDFEESHSFDIYIQARDQGSNSLSGDCKVMAFITDLNDNYPEVTITSFKSTVKEDVSIGTLIAVISISDRDSGDNGEVELTLNQQASLPFVLDKSSXDYFALLISEPLDRETIPRYDITFIVTDKGTPRLFDNETITLEILDVNDNAPVFPQSFYTIHVVENNVPGALLTSLSAFDPDLHENQYLVYFIMEKEIINTSMSMLFSINPENGNLYALKTFDFEREREFLFHIEARDSGLPPLSSNVTVHIIILDQNDNTPLIVSPWRAQGSVIEEVIPRSADKGFLVVKVIAIDTDSLQKSRVTYQLLQTSDSSLFSLDQYNGEIRTTRMFSYRDPRHQRLVVVAKDNGDPALSATITIKISTVEHMVTPFSETTEVPLEFDLFTDLNLYLVIGLGSACFLLLITILVVIVLKCQKPKPMKMPPAINMNLNSLNRNSVISRNSFISQRCSTIADSTLISSDAYWYSLFLAETRKGKVVVRQPIVPKGAGYFVSSIPRSTGPTETSDSRASTLQYSK; from the exons ATGGCTTTATCCATTGCAACTGTCTGGACAAGGTGCGCCACGGTTCTCTTTGTATTCAGCGGGATGTGGGGAATTGCTTTGCCCATTACTCGCTACTCTATTCCCGAGGAAATGCAAGAGGGTTCCGTTGTTGCAAACCTGGCTACAGATTTGGGACTTGACGTTCGCGCTCTGGTAACACGCAAGGCAAAGCTTGACATCATCCACACTAAGAAATATTTGGACATTAACAAAGAAACGGGAGAGCTATTCATACTTGAAAAGATAGACAGGGAATACATATGCTCGAGCAAGACAACGTCTTGTTTTCTTAAAACGGATGTCATACTTGAAAATCCCATTCGTATTTTTTACATTGAGCTTGAAATCATGGACATAAATGACAACGCACCTATCTTTCGAAGGGAGACAATGCAATTGGATATTTCAGAATCTACCSCTCCAGGAGAGAGATTCTCTTTGACAAATGCTGTGGATGCAGATGTCGGTGCGAATTCTATTAAGACTTACTATTTGAGCGAAAGCAAGTATTTTACAATTGAAATACAGACCGGAAGCGATGGCTCTAAATATGTAGATTTGGTTATCAACAGTAATTTAGATCGGGAGGAACAGGCGGTTCATAATTTAATATTAACCGCTGCAGATGGCGGGGTTCCTGCGCGCTCATCCACAGCCAGTATCATCCTTATGYTTCTGGATAtcaatgacaatgcccccttttTTAACCAGCCGATATATGCTATTAATGTAACTGAAAACTCCCCAATTGGAACTCTAGTAATGAAGTTGAGCGCAACAGACTTGGACGAGGGCACCAACGCAGAGATTACATATTCATATACGTTATATACATCCGAGAAGACACAAGAAAAGTTCTCTCTAAATTCAAATACAGGGGAAATAAAGGTGAAGGATGTGATTGATTTTGAGGAGAGTCACAGTTTCGATATATATATTCAAGCAAGAGACCAAGGATCGAATTCGTTATCCGGAGATTGTAAAGTAATGGCATTTATTACCGATCTGAATGACAACTATCCTGAGGTTACCATTACATCTTTTAAAAGCACGGTCAAGGAAGATGTTTCCATAGGAACATTAATAGCAGTGATCAGTATAAGCGATAGGGACTCTGGGGACAACGGTGAAGTTGAACTCACTTTGAACCAACAAGCATCCTTACCCTTCGTTCTCGATAAGTCTTCGGAMGATTACTTTGCTCTGCTTATTTCAGAACCACTGGACCGTGAGACAATTCCAAGATATGACATCACTTTCATAGTCACAGACAAAGGAACACCTCGCTTATTTGACAATGAGACAATCACCTTGGAAATACTGGACGTCAATGATAACGCACCAGTATTCCCCCAGTCGTTCTACACAATCCATGTTGTAGAGAACAACGTCCCCGGCGCACTGTTGACYTCACTCAGTGCTTTTGACCCCGACCTCCACGAGAACCAGTATCTGGTCTATTTTATCATGGAGAAGGAGATCATCAACACGTCTATGTCCATGTTGTTCTCCATTAATCCAGAGAATGGCAACCTTTATGCTCTAAAGACCTTTGACTTTGAAAGGGAGAGGGAGTTTCTTTTCCACATAGAGGCCAGAGACTCTGGGTTACCTCCACTCAGCAGCAATGTGACAGTTCACATCATCATTTTGGACCAGAATGACAACACCCCGCTCATAGTGTCGCCTTGGCGAGCACAGGGCTCGGTAATTGAAGAGGTYATCCCGAGGTCCGCTGATAAAGGATTCCTGGTTGTCAAAGTGATCGCCATTGACACAGACTCATTACAGAARTCCCGGGTCACATATCAGCTTCTACAGACCAGTGACTCTTCTCTGTTCAGTCTAGATCAGTACAACGGGGAGATCCGGACCACGAGAATGTTCAGCTACAGGGACCCCCGTCATCAGCGGCTGGTTGTTGTCGCCAAAGACAATGGAGACCCCGCTCTTTCGGCCACAATTACCATCAAGATATCAACAGTAGAACACATGGTGACGCCATTCTCAGAAACTACTGAGGTGCCTTTAGAATTTGACTTGTTCACAGACTTAAATCTCTATTTGGTCATCGGTTTGGGTTCAGCGTGCTTCCTGCTGTTGATCACCATATTGGTGGTCATTGTGCTGAAGTGTCAGAAACCAAAGCCCATGAAGATGCCTCCTGCTATAAATATGAATCTGAACAGTCTGAACAGGAACAGTGTGATCAGCAGAAACAGTTTCATCAGCCAGAGGTGCTCCACCATAGCCGATTCCACCCTCATCTCCAGTGATGCCTACTGGTACAGCCTGTTTCTAGCAGAGACCAGGAAAGGCAAGGTGGTTGTCAGACAGCCTATAGTACCCAAGGGAGCAGGCTACTTTGTGTCCAGTATACCCAGAAGCACAGGTCCTACAGAGACCAGCGACTCAAGAGCATCCACACTACAG TACTCAAAATGA
- the LOC111950822 gene encoding protocadherin alpha-C2-like isoform X1 has product MALSIATVWTRCATVLFVFSGMWGIALPITRYSIPEEMQEGSVVANLATDLGLDVRALVTRKAKLDIIHTKKYLDINKETGELFILEKIDREYICSSKTTSCFLKTDVILENPIRIFYIELEIMDINDNAPIFRRETMQLDISESTXPGERFSLTNAVDADVGANSIKTYYLSESKYFTIEIQTGSDGSKYVDLVINSNLDREEQAVHNLILTAADGGVPARSSTASIILMXLDINDNAPFFNQPIYAINVTENSPIGTLVMKLSATDLDEGTNAEITYSYTLYTSEKTQEKFSLNSNTGEIKVKDVIDFEESHSFDIYIQARDQGSNSLSGDCKVMAFITDLNDNYPEVTITSFKSTVKEDVSIGTLIAVISISDRDSGDNGEVELTLNQQASLPFVLDKSSXDYFALLISEPLDRETIPRYDITFIVTDKGTPRLFDNETITLEILDVNDNAPVFPQSFYTIHVVENNVPGALLTSLSAFDPDLHENQYLVYFIMEKEIINTSMSMLFSINPENGNLYALKTFDFEREREFLFHIEARDSGLPPLSSNVTVHIIILDQNDNTPLIVSPWRAQGSVIEEVIPRSADKGFLVVKVIAIDTDSLQKSRVTYQLLQTSDSSLFSLDQYNGEIRTTRMFSYRDPRHQRLVVVAKDNGDPALSATITIKISTVEHMVTPFSETTEVPLEFDLFTDLNLYLVIGLGSACFLLLITILVVIVLKCQKPKPMKMPPAINMNLNSLNRNSVISRNSFISQRCSTIADSTLISSDAYWYSLFLAETRKGKVVVRQPIVPKGAGYFVSSIPRSTGPTETSDSRASTLQDSRASSDLP; this is encoded by the exons ATGGCTTTATCCATTGCAACTGTCTGGACAAGGTGCGCCACGGTTCTCTTTGTATTCAGCGGGATGTGGGGAATTGCTTTGCCCATTACTCGCTACTCTATTCCCGAGGAAATGCAAGAGGGTTCCGTTGTTGCAAACCTGGCTACAGATTTGGGACTTGACGTTCGCGCTCTGGTAACACGCAAGGCAAAGCTTGACATCATCCACACTAAGAAATATTTGGACATTAACAAAGAAACGGGAGAGCTATTCATACTTGAAAAGATAGACAGGGAATACATATGCTCGAGCAAGACAACGTCTTGTTTTCTTAAAACGGATGTCATACTTGAAAATCCCATTCGTATTTTTTACATTGAGCTTGAAATCATGGACATAAATGACAACGCACCTATCTTTCGAAGGGAGACAATGCAATTGGATATTTCAGAATCTACCSCTCCAGGAGAGAGATTCTCTTTGACAAATGCTGTGGATGCAGATGTCGGTGCGAATTCTATTAAGACTTACTATTTGAGCGAAAGCAAGTATTTTACAATTGAAATACAGACCGGAAGCGATGGCTCTAAATATGTAGATTTGGTTATCAACAGTAATTTAGATCGGGAGGAACAGGCGGTTCATAATTTAATATTAACCGCTGCAGATGGCGGGGTTCCTGCGCGCTCATCCACAGCCAGTATCATCCTTATGYTTCTGGATAtcaatgacaatgcccccttttTTAACCAGCCGATATATGCTATTAATGTAACTGAAAACTCCCCAATTGGAACTCTAGTAATGAAGTTGAGCGCAACAGACTTGGACGAGGGCACCAACGCAGAGATTACATATTCATATACGTTATATACATCCGAGAAGACACAAGAAAAGTTCTCTCTAAATTCAAATACAGGGGAAATAAAGGTGAAGGATGTGATTGATTTTGAGGAGAGTCACAGTTTCGATATATATATTCAAGCAAGAGACCAAGGATCGAATTCGTTATCCGGAGATTGTAAAGTAATGGCATTTATTACCGATCTGAATGACAACTATCCTGAGGTTACCATTACATCTTTTAAAAGCACGGTCAAGGAAGATGTTTCCATAGGAACATTAATAGCAGTGATCAGTATAAGCGATAGGGACTCTGGGGACAACGGTGAAGTTGAACTCACTTTGAACCAACAAGCATCCTTACCCTTCGTTCTCGATAAGTCTTCGGAMGATTACTTTGCTCTGCTTATTTCAGAACCACTGGACCGTGAGACAATTCCAAGATATGACATCACTTTCATAGTCACAGACAAAGGAACACCTCGCTTATTTGACAATGAGACAATCACCTTGGAAATACTGGACGTCAATGATAACGCACCAGTATTCCCCCAGTCGTTCTACACAATCCATGTTGTAGAGAACAACGTCCCCGGCGCACTGTTGACYTCACTCAGTGCTTTTGACCCCGACCTCCACGAGAACCAGTATCTGGTCTATTTTATCATGGAGAAGGAGATCATCAACACGTCTATGTCCATGTTGTTCTCCATTAATCCAGAGAATGGCAACCTTTATGCTCTAAAGACCTTTGACTTTGAAAGGGAGAGGGAGTTTCTTTTCCACATAGAGGCCAGAGACTCTGGGTTACCTCCACTCAGCAGCAATGTGACAGTTCACATCATCATTTTGGACCAGAATGACAACACCCCGCTCATAGTGTCGCCTTGGCGAGCACAGGGCTCGGTAATTGAAGAGGTYATCCCGAGGTCCGCTGATAAAGGATTCCTGGTTGTCAAAGTGATCGCCATTGACACAGACTCATTACAGAARTCCCGGGTCACATATCAGCTTCTACAGACCAGTGACTCTTCTCTGTTCAGTCTAGATCAGTACAACGGGGAGATCCGGACCACGAGAATGTTCAGCTACAGGGACCCCCGTCATCAGCGGCTGGTTGTTGTCGCCAAAGACAATGGAGACCCCGCTCTTTCGGCCACAATTACCATCAAGATATCAACAGTAGAACACATGGTGACGCCATTCTCAGAAACTACTGAGGTGCCTTTAGAATTTGACTTGTTCACAGACTTAAATCTCTATTTGGTCATCGGTTTGGGTTCAGCGTGCTTCCTGCTGTTGATCACCATATTGGTGGTCATTGTGCTGAAGTGTCAGAAACCAAAGCCCATGAAGATGCCTCCTGCTATAAATATGAATCTGAACAGTCTGAACAGGAACAGTGTGATCAGCAGAAACAGTTTCATCAGCCAGAGGTGCTCCACCATAGCCGATTCCACCCTCATCTCCAGTGATGCCTACTGGTACAGCCTGTTTCTAGCAGAGACCAGGAAAGGCAAGGTGGTTGTCAGACAGCCTATAGTACCCAAGGGAGCAGGCTACTTTGTGTCCAGTATACCCAGAAGCACAGGTCCTACAGAGACCAGCGACTCAAGAGCATCCACACTACAG GATTCCAGGGCCAGCAGTGACCTGCCATGA